The region GACGCTTTACGCTTCTTGTGGTATCCCGATTCCGACTTAAGCAGAGATCCGGAAGAGTTTCATATGTCCGTTCACCTGTTTGGTGGAGTGTGGTCAGCTAGTTGTGCAAACTTTGGGCTTCTGAGGACGGCGAGAGACAACAGTAGTGATTTCCATCCGTCAGTTAGCAGCACAGTCACAAGGAACTTTTACGTTGACGATTGTCTTAAGTCCGTCAAATCCCAAGATGAAGCCATTGATCTAGTTAACGAGTTGCAGAGATTGTTGCGACGTGGAGGCTTTAACCTCACAAAGTGGATCTGCAACTCTAGGGCAGTGCTTGAGAAGATTCCTCAGTCAGATCGAGCCAAGGAAGTGAAAGATTTGGATCTTAGTCATGATGTTCTCCCCGTCGAAAGGGCCTTAGGAGTGCATTGGAACGTGGAACGCGAcgagtttgttttcaaaatccAGGTTAAAGACAAGCCACTAACGTGTCGTGGTCTTCTGAGTATTGTATCGTCAATATACAATCCGCTTGGCTTCACAGCGCCTTTCGTGTTGTCAGCAAAGATTGTCCTTCAAGATCTATGTCGCAGAAAGATGAACTGGGACGACGCTATTCCAAGTGATTGCTTACCTTCAGTGCAGCGTTGGCTTGAAGAATTGCCAGCCTTGGGGCAGTTTTCCGTCGGTCGCTGTTACAAGCCGGAGAAGTTTGGAAAAATCGCCAGCATTCAAATACATCACTTTTCAGATGCCTCAGAGCTTGCTTATGGGACTGTCTCGTATCTGAGACTCACTAGTGAAGACGGGCGCGTTTGTTGTTCCTTTCTGTTGTCTAAGTCGCGTTTGGCGCCTCTGAAAGCTCTTTCAATACCACATTTGGAATTGAACGCCGCGACTCTGGCTGTCAAGTTGGACCGAATGTTCCGTAAGGAATTGGAACTACCGATAAGTTCTGTGTTCTGGACAGATAGCACGTCCGTCCTTCGTTACATTCGCAATGATGACAAGCGCTTTCACACATTCGTCTCGAACAGACTAGCTGTGATTCATGATGGATCATCGGTCGGTCAATGGAGGCACGTGGACAGCAAGCGTAACCCCTCAGATGTAACCACTCGAGGATTATCTGCAAAGGCCCTGCTTAGTGATGAAAAGTGGAAGCGAGGTCCAGAGTTTCTCTGGCTTGGAGAAAGTTCGTGGCCCAAATTTCCTGCGTCCCTGGAAACAAGTTCTCATGATGACCTTGAGATTAAGGAGCACAAACGTGTCTACTCCGTGCAGCTAAAGAACTTTGCGCAGCCTGATGACAAAGTGTTTGCCTGTTATTCCTCCTGGCATAAGCTTCGAAGGTCTGTGGCTTAATTGTTGCGTTATAAGACTTGGCTGTTAAACAAAGTTCGCAGCAAGTTTGGTCAACGTATTGCTCAGGTACCGTCCGGAAAGGTCACTCTCACTGAGATGAAGAATGCAGAAAGAGAAATTCTGATGTCTCTACAGAGGAAATTCTTCCCCAAAGAGTTAAAACAGCTGTCAAAATGTGGTCAAGCTGATCGCGCCAAGTCGGTGAATAAATCTAGTTCAATCAGTCGTCTCGATCCCATAATGAAAGATGGTTTGCTGCTTGTTGGAGGTCGGCTGAGACATACCAGAATTCAAACAGAAGCAAGGAACCCAATTATCCTGCCAAAGAAAAGCCACGTTGTTGATTTGATTGTCAGAAATTGTCATGAGATCTTTGGACACGTCGGACGAGAACATGTTTTGAGCTTGTTGCGTGAAAAGTTCTGGCTGGTTGGAGGACGAACTACGGTGCGCAGAGTTTTGAATGCATGTTTTAGTTGCAAGAAGCGAAATCAGTTACCAATGGCGCAGAAAATGGCGGACCTACCCCCCGAGAGAGTTGCTTCTCAAGAGCCACCATTTACGTACATTGGCGTGGACTGTTTTGGACCGTTTCACGTTAAGCGCGGTCGGAGTGCTTTTCACCTGCTTAACAATTAGAGCTGTTCATGTTGAGATCGCCCACAGTTTAGACACCAGTTCCTTCATAAACGCTCTTTGTAGATTTATAGCTAGAAGAGGTGTACCTCAGGAAATCAGATCTGACAATGGAACTAATTTTACGAGTGCAGACAAAGAACTCAGAATAGCGATTGGAAAATGGAATCGGGAGATGATTAAAGAGTTCCTGCAGCAAAAGGAGATCCTCTGGGTCTTTAATCCTCCAACGGCTTCGCATATGGGTGGTGTATGGGAAAGAATGATTAGATCGGTTCGAAAAATTCTCAACGCTGTGTTAAAGGAGCAGAATCTCACTGAAGAAAGCCTGGTCACATTGATGTGCGAGGTGGAGGCGATACTTAACAGTAGGCCTCTCACGAAAATTTCTGATGATCCAAGCGACTTACAAGCCTTAACGCCAAACCATCTGCTTCTTTTGCGCGCTGGTCCCAGTTTTCCCCCTGGAACGTTTTCGAGAGAAGATCAATACACCAATAAGCGATGGAAACAAGTGCAATACCTTTCAGATGTTTTTTGGAAAAGGTGGACCAGAGAATATCTGCCTATGTTGCAAGAGCGAATGAAGTGGCGGAGCTTTCGTCGCAATCTCCGTGTCGGagacattgttttggttgtagATGACTCGTCACAAAGATGTCTTTGGCCACTTGGAAGAGTTTTGGAGGTGTTCCCGAACAAGCACGATGGGTGTGTGCGAGTTGCAAGAGTGAAAACCAAGTCAGGATCTTTGCTGAGACCAATCAGCAAATTGTGTTTACTAGAGTTTGCGAAATGAACAATCAATTGAACTTGTCTATTACGaacactctttctttttttgttttgttttgggatTACCTTTAGCTCGCGTGTTACGATTTAAGCTCGCTACAGCGTTCGTTTATTTTTATAAGTTGAAACAGCCCCTTTTTGGTCTCTGTTTGAGGGCGGGAATGTGCGAACGCTTTTTTAATTCATATGTCACCTTCCACCTCGTTAGTTATGTAGAGGTTTTTCTGTAGTTTATTGTActcttttgatagttttttctaGGTGTCGCCTTTGTGTTAGTCTCGCAATTAGTTGGTATTGTTTTCGCGtaacacttgtaaatttttgtcCCACTAGTTTTCCTATAAATTGTACGGCTTAGTTTAATGCAAATTTGGGAGGTTGCAGGTTGTTTTGGTGAGAGTACTGCGAGATGTAGACTACTTGGTGCCTTTTCGTTAAGAAACCGTCTAGAACCGGGTCAATTTCAAGTTGTAAATAGTATCGTGTGTACAGAGTTTACGgagttttcttgttttagtatGTTGATCGTCGTTTTGTAACGTAAGCCGCAGACTGTGTTCAGTGAGAACGGCCGAGTAAATGATTTGAAGTTTATGTCCGTACCCGTGTTCAGACGTTTTTGAGTTCGTACAGCGCAAGGCTGTAcagttagacctactttacaagttacatcgaactgtatgaggtgtgccacccgccagttcatatggaaaatactacaaattagtacactataacaaaaattaactgcatggttagacctactttacaagttacatctaactgtttgaggtgtgccactcgccagttcagatggaaaatactacaaattagtacactataacaaaaattaactgcatggttagacctactttacaagttacatctaactgtttgaggtgtgccacccgccagttcagatggaaaatactacaaattagtatactataacaaattaattgcatggttagacctactttacaagttacatcgaactgtatgaggtgtgccaccagccagttcagatggaaaatactacaaattagtccACTATgacaaaaattaactgcatggttagacttactttacaagttacatcgaactgtatgaggtgtgccacccgccagttcagatggaaaatactacaaattagtacactatcacaaaaattaactgcatggttagacctactttacaagttacatcgaactgtatgaggtgtgccactcgccagttcagatggaaaatactacaaattagtccACTATgacaaaaattaactgcatggttagacctactttacaagttacatctaactgtatgaggtgtgccactcgccagttcagatggaaaatactacaaattagtacactataacaaaaattaactgcatggttagacctactttacaagttacatcgaactgtatgaggtgtgccacccgccagttcagatggaaaatactacaaattagtacactataacaaaaattaactgcatggttagacctactttac is a window of Montipora foliosa isolate CH-2021 chromosome 5, ASM3666993v2, whole genome shotgun sequence DNA encoding:
- the LOC138002161 gene encoding uncharacterized protein; translation: MKNAEREILMSLQRKFFPKELKQLSKCGQADRAKSVNKSSSISRLDPIMKDGLLLVGGRLRHTRIQTEARNPIILPKKSHVVDLIVRNCHEIFGHVGREHVLSLLREKFWLVGGRTTVRRVLNACFSCKKRNQLPMAQKMADLPPERVASQEPPFTFIARRGVPQEIRSDNGTNFTSADKELRIAIGKWNREMIKEFLQQKEILWVFNPPTASHMGGVWERMIRSVRKILNAVLKEQNLTEESLVTLMCEVEAILNSRPLTKISDDPSDLQALTPNHLLLLRAGPSFPPGTFSREDQYTNKRWKQVQYLSDVFWKRWTREYLPMLQERMKWRSFRRNLRVGDIVLVVDDSSQRCLWPLGRVLEVFPNKHDGCVRVARVKTKSGSLLRPISKLCLLEFAK